In Synergistaceae bacterium, one DNA window encodes the following:
- a CDS encoding cyclase family protein yields MSRIIDLTYPLDPDMLVWPGNRRPVYEWLECTNTAPANVTYMSMCAHTGTHVDSPLHFCDGGETVDRMSLDHFWGRAKMFEVDPCMEGGEIPRSAVEEANFTLDGAKIFVLRTRVERYANVRQYNLEYAYPSVDLLGWLMSEGVICYMTDATSIDPWGDAESPRHRCFLRGGHAIVENLKNLAKLPKDRTFTICAMPLALPGREGSPCRAAAWLDD; encoded by the coding sequence ATGAGCAGGATCATCGACCTGACGTATCCGCTGGACCCGGATATGCTTGTGTGGCCGGGAAACCGGCGTCCGGTTTACGAGTGGCTTGAATGCACCAACACGGCTCCGGCCAACGTGACATACATGAGCATGTGCGCCCACACGGGAACGCATGTGGACTCTCCGCTGCACTTTTGCGACGGGGGAGAGACCGTCGATCGAATGTCTCTCGATCATTTCTGGGGCAGGGCCAAAATGTTTGAGGTGGACCCCTGCATGGAGGGGGGAGAAATCCCCCGTTCCGCCGTCGAAGAGGCGAACTTCACCCTGGACGGGGCGAAAATTTTTGTCCTGAGAACCAGAGTTGAACGCTACGCCAACGTCCGGCAGTACAATTTGGAGTACGCCTATCCTTCCGTGGACCTTTTGGGCTGGCTGATGTCGGAGGGCGTGATCTGCTATATGACCGACGCCACGTCCATCGATCCCTGGGGAGACGCCGAGAGCCCGAGGCATCGCTGTTTCCTGCGGGGCGGGCACGCCATCGTGGAGAACCTGAAAAACCTGGCAAAGCTCCCCAAAGACAGAACGTTTACGATCTGCGCCATGCCTCTCGCCCTTCCCGGACGGGAGGGATCCCCCTGCCGGGCCGCGGCCTGGCTGGACGACTGA
- a CDS encoding NAD(P)/FAD-dependent oxidoreductase: MERFDTLVIGGGPAGLMAAGFAAEAGERVLLVEKNASLGEKLLLAGKRRCNLTNAEPDMGAFLARYGEKGRFLYSAFSRFGPSETRAFFAQNGVRTIVERGNRVFPDLPPGSLEGAQRVLECLLRRCKKGGVRILRSSPVRGLRFREGRVERLVTAVEELTADRFILATGGKSFPKTGSSGDGYRFAAQAGHTIVEPTPAIVPVRTRETWVKLARGFNLRNVRLTVLVNGEKETERFGEMEFTNFGVSGPIVMELSASVPDWMKRGTVEFVLNLKPALSQEKLEARIARDFEKYQDREFGRALTDLAPARLIPMILELSDVPAEKGVAWVSPEERRDLARLLGNITLTVNGLWSFDHAVVTRGGVSLKEVDPATMRSKLCENLYFAGEILDLDGPTGGFNLQVCWSTGFAAGTAAGKVSVIHSQETD, encoded by the coding sequence ATGGAACGTTTTGATACGCTGGTAATTGGCGGCGGCCCCGCAGGGCTCATGGCGGCGGGGTTTGCGGCGGAGGCGGGGGAGCGGGTGCTTCTGGTGGAAAAAAACGCGTCCCTTGGGGAAAAACTGCTGCTGGCGGGCAAACGCCGGTGCAACCTCACCAACGCCGAGCCGGACATGGGGGCTTTCCTGGCGCGCTATGGGGAAAAGGGGCGCTTTCTGTACTCGGCCTTCAGTCGTTTCGGGCCGTCGGAGACCCGGGCGTTTTTTGCCCAAAACGGAGTCAGGACCATCGTCGAGCGAGGCAATCGGGTTTTTCCCGACCTTCCCCCCGGAAGCCTTGAGGGGGCTCAAAGGGTTCTGGAATGTCTTCTGCGCCGCTGCAAAAAGGGAGGCGTCCGGATTCTCCGCAGCTCGCCGGTTCGGGGGCTCAGATTCCGGGAGGGCCGGGTGGAGCGCCTGGTCACCGCGGTGGAGGAACTTACCGCCGACCGCTTTATTTTGGCCACGGGAGGGAAATCCTTCCCGAAAACGGGCTCTTCGGGAGACGGATACCGCTTCGCCGCGCAGGCGGGGCATACCATTGTGGAGCCCACTCCCGCCATCGTTCCTGTCAGGACCAGGGAGACCTGGGTGAAGCTGGCCCGGGGATTCAACCTGCGAAACGTGCGGCTCACGGTTCTGGTGAACGGAGAAAAGGAGACGGAGCGATTCGGGGAGATGGAGTTCACCAACTTTGGGGTGAGCGGCCCCATCGTCATGGAGTTGAGCGCCTCCGTCCCGGACTGGATGAAGAGGGGAACGGTGGAGTTCGTCCTGAATCTGAAGCCCGCCCTCTCTCAGGAAAAGCTGGAGGCCCGAATTGCCCGGGATTTCGAAAAATATCAGGATCGGGAGTTTGGACGGGCTTTGACGGACCTGGCGCCCGCCCGGCTGATCCCCATGATTCTGGAGCTTTCGGACGTTCCCGCCGAGAAGGGGGTGGCCTGGGTGTCGCCGGAGGAGCGGCGGGACCTGGCCCGTCTGCTGGGGAACATCACCCTGACGGTGAACGGTCTGTGGAGCTTCGATCACGCGGTGGTGACCCGGGGAGGGGTGTCTCTGAAGGAAGTGGACCCGGCCACGATGCGGTCTAAATTGTGTGAAAATCTTTATTTCGCCGGAGAGATTTTGGACCTGGACGGCCCCACGGGAGGGTTTAACCTTCAGGTCTGCTGGTCTACGGGTTTTGCGGCAGGCACTGCCGCAGGGAAGGTTTCTGTGATACACTCGCAGGAGACGGACTGA
- a CDS encoding GGDEF domain-containing protein has protein sequence MEKNAWHYMIVMLVGLFFILVLGFVIFMSVKNASDMQNILEESVKNQVISISIAARDKIDPDKFVSWTSPEGISTDQAAYSGAVDALRQLQWDLGAQYIYALQEIDGKYRCVLDTDENKGATFEEYTLSHAQELAFLGLESTEILNVSDPLDDCNSGAVPVFRKGKVVGILCVDIPDTFLKQNTATARFNMLFLAGTTAVVMVLMMLAMTLLAHRMYKMQKELYHMANYDSLTKLPNRQYLISYLTRISSDEEQRGNRTKTPFALLFVDMDNFKKVNDGSGHDAGDELLRATAVYLENVHKNSKAFRPAAGALNVSARVGGDEFVQIVPGISTEEGASAAARKVLDEFGTQPLIERYIRKYKVGLSVGVALYPWHSTNFNVLIKYADIAMYNAKQSGKHRYCVYEDGMGEEEDGL, from the coding sequence ATGGAAAAAAACGCGTGGCACTATATGATTGTAATGCTTGTGGGTCTGTTTTTCATCCTTGTTCTGGGATTTGTTATTTTTATGTCGGTGAAGAACGCCTCTGACATGCAGAACATTCTTGAAGAAAGTGTAAAAAATCAGGTTATCTCTATTTCCATAGCAGCACGAGATAAAATCGACCCGGATAAATTCGTTTCCTGGACCAGCCCTGAGGGCATCAGCACCGACCAGGCGGCCTACTCCGGCGCCGTCGACGCCCTGCGGCAGCTTCAGTGGGATCTGGGGGCCCAGTATATCTACGCCCTTCAGGAGATCGACGGCAAATACCGCTGCGTCCTGGATACCGACGAAAACAAGGGGGCGACTTTCGAGGAATACACTCTCTCCCACGCCCAGGAACTGGCCTTTCTGGGACTGGAATCCACGGAAATCCTGAATGTATCGGATCCCCTGGACGACTGCAATTCCGGAGCCGTCCCTGTTTTCAGAAAAGGGAAAGTTGTGGGTATTCTCTGTGTTGACATTCCGGATACCTTCCTGAAGCAAAATACCGCCACGGCCCGCTTCAACATGCTGTTTCTGGCGGGAACCACCGCGGTGGTCATGGTCCTCATGATGCTGGCTATGACGTTGCTGGCTCACCGAATGTACAAAATGCAGAAAGAGCTGTACCACATGGCAAATTACGACTCTCTGACAAAACTGCCCAACCGGCAGTATCTGATTTCCTACCTGACGCGGATTTCTTCGGACGAGGAACAACGGGGAAACAGGACGAAAACGCCTTTCGCTCTGCTCTTCGTGGACATGGACAATTTCAAGAAGGTGAACGACGGGTCGGGACACGACGCCGGAGACGAACTGCTGCGGGCAACCGCCGTGTATCTGGAAAACGTACACAAAAACTCGAAGGCCTTCCGACCGGCTGCGGGGGCGCTGAACGTTTCCGCCCGGGTGGGAGGCGACGAATTCGTGCAGATCGTGCCGGGAATATCCACCGAGGAAGGAGCCTCCGCGGCGGCGAGGAAAGTACTGGATGAGTTCGGAACGCAGCCCCTCATCGAACGCTACATCCGAAAATATAAAGTGGGACTCAGCGTGGGAGTGGCCCTGTATCCCTGGCACTCCACCAACTTCAACGTCCTTATCAAATACGCCGACATCGCCATGTACAACGCAAAACAGAGCGGAAAACACCGCTACTGCGTCTATGAAGACGGCATGGGCGAGGAAGAGGACGGGCTCTAA
- a CDS encoding transposase, which yields MERYDGDLSFESLSPEARREYERRKTVKEAAEDLGVSESMLYWWRQRYTAQGDKTQSATIEEELKALRLENAELKIERDMLKKAAACFVKLQK from the coding sequence ATGGAACGATACGACGGGGATCTCTCCTTCGAAAGCCTGAGCCCGGAGGCTCGGCGGGAGTACGAGAGACGCAAAACGGTCAAAGAAGCAGCTGAAGACTTGGGAGTCTCGGAAAGTATGCTTTACTGGTGGCGTCAGCGCTATACGGCCCAGGGAGACAAAACGCAAAGCGCGACGATAGAGGAAGAGCTGAAAGCACTCCGTCTTGAAAACGCGGAACTGAAGATTGAGAGGGACATGTTAAAAAAAGCCGCGGCCTGCTTCGTGAAGCTGCAGAAGTAA
- a CDS encoding RNA-binding transcriptional accessory protein, with product MSEVDKTTDAGAIALQVAEELELSGAQVRAVLDLFGQGCTVPFIARYRKEATGSLDETVITAIRDRDEKIRELEKRRAAIVESLSQRGLLTEALGAAVSSARTLTALEDIYLPFRPKRKTRASVAAEKGLTPLAEALLEQLETFSPEKEAERFVSAEKGVDSVESALRGACDILAERFSEDAEARREIRKIFARKALLKSGCVKGMEEEGANYRDYFEWEESAAGAPSHRVLAVLRGEREGFLSVSMLPPEEDCLSLLKRMFVQGTSEASRLVADATEDGYRRLLRPSMETELRNALKKRADAEAIRIFAGNVKEVLMAAPMGQKATLAIDPGLRTGCKVVCLDAQGNLLHDDVVFPHTGERQRAEAARKIPELVKKYAIEAIAIGNGTAGRETETFVRELNLPPEIIVASVNESGASVYSASEAARREFPDRDVTVRGAVSIGRRLMDPLAELIRIDPKAIGVGQYQHDVDQKELKKSLDDVVAHCVNAVGVEVNTASPELLSYVSGLNAQVAGQLVKYREVNGPFVSRDALRKVPRLGPRTFEQAAGFLRIHGGKNPLDASAVHPENYSTVERMAEALSCSVEDLMRQPELRARIEPEKFVSKKAGLPTLRDILQELAKPGRDPRESFEAFAFDPDLRTIGDLRVGMVLPGIVSNVAAFGAFVDIGVHQDGLVHVSRMSDTFVENPQAFLRPGQQVKVAVLEVDEARKRISLSMKKRDLTGETEEKGRLSEGARVSGRARSAGGEKAGRKKEEASDLSLGSLFRQQFSEARGNSRPGRTRK from the coding sequence ATGAGCGAAGTTGACAAAACGACGGACGCGGGGGCCATCGCCCTTCAGGTGGCGGAGGAACTGGAGCTTTCCGGAGCGCAGGTTCGTGCGGTTCTCGATCTGTTCGGGCAGGGGTGTACGGTTCCCTTCATCGCGCGTTACCGCAAGGAGGCGACGGGCTCTCTGGATGAAACCGTCATCACCGCGATCCGCGACCGGGACGAAAAAATACGGGAACTGGAGAAGAGACGGGCCGCGATTGTGGAGTCCCTTTCCCAGCGGGGGCTGCTGACGGAGGCGCTGGGGGCGGCGGTGTCCTCGGCCCGGACGCTGACCGCTCTGGAGGACATCTATCTGCCCTTCCGTCCCAAACGCAAAACCCGGGCCTCCGTGGCGGCGGAGAAGGGCCTGACGCCTTTGGCCGAGGCGCTGCTGGAGCAGCTGGAGACCTTCAGTCCCGAAAAAGAGGCGGAGCGGTTCGTTTCCGCCGAAAAGGGCGTGGACTCCGTCGAGTCCGCCCTGCGGGGAGCCTGTGACATTCTGGCGGAGCGATTCAGCGAGGACGCGGAAGCCCGCCGCGAGATCCGGAAGATCTTCGCCCGAAAGGCCCTTCTCAAAAGCGGCTGTGTGAAGGGCATGGAGGAAGAAGGGGCCAACTACAGGGACTATTTTGAATGGGAGGAATCGGCGGCGGGAGCTCCGTCCCATCGCGTTCTGGCCGTCCTGAGAGGAGAGCGGGAGGGCTTTCTTTCGGTTTCCATGCTGCCGCCGGAGGAAGACTGTCTGTCTCTGCTGAAGCGAATGTTCGTGCAGGGGACCAGCGAGGCCTCTCGCCTGGTGGCGGACGCGACGGAGGACGGATACAGGCGTCTTTTGCGGCCCTCCATGGAGACGGAGCTGCGCAACGCCCTGAAGAAGCGGGCGGATGCCGAGGCCATTCGCATCTTTGCCGGGAACGTGAAGGAAGTGCTGATGGCGGCTCCCATGGGTCAGAAGGCCACTCTGGCCATCGACCCGGGGCTTCGCACGGGCTGCAAGGTGGTCTGTCTGGACGCTCAGGGGAACCTGCTTCACGACGACGTGGTGTTTCCCCATACCGGAGAGCGTCAAAGAGCGGAGGCGGCCCGGAAAATCCCTGAGCTGGTGAAAAAATACGCCATTGAGGCCATCGCCATCGGAAACGGAACCGCGGGCCGGGAGACGGAGACTTTTGTCCGGGAGCTGAACCTGCCGCCGGAGATTATTGTGGCCTCGGTGAACGAGAGCGGGGCTTCGGTCTATTCCGCATCGGAGGCCGCAAGACGGGAGTTCCCCGACCGTGACGTCACCGTTCGGGGCGCGGTTTCCATTGGACGCCGCCTGATGGACCCTCTGGCGGAGCTGATTCGCATCGATCCAAAGGCCATCGGTGTGGGCCAGTATCAGCACGACGTGGACCAGAAGGAGCTGAAGAAATCCCTGGACGACGTGGTGGCGCACTGCGTCAACGCCGTGGGGGTGGAGGTCAACACCGCCAGCCCGGAGCTGCTGTCCTACGTTTCAGGGCTTAACGCCCAGGTGGCGGGGCAGCTGGTGAAGTATCGGGAGGTCAACGGACCCTTTGTCTCCCGGGACGCCCTGCGGAAGGTTCCCCGCCTTGGACCCCGAACCTTCGAGCAGGCGGCGGGGTTCCTGCGGATTCACGGCGGGAAGAATCCTCTGGATGCCTCGGCGGTGCATCCCGAAAATTATTCCACCGTTGAGCGGATGGCGGAGGCCCTGAGCTGCTCCGTGGAGGACCTGATGCGTCAGCCGGAGCTGCGGGCTCGGATTGAGCCGGAAAAGTTTGTCTCCAAAAAGGCGGGACTGCCCACCCTTCGGGACATTTTGCAGGAACTGGCGAAACCCGGGCGGGATCCCCGGGAATCCTTCGAGGCCTTTGCCTTCGATCCCGACCTCCGAACGATCGGAGACCTGCGGGTGGGGATGGTTCTCCCCGGCATCGTGAGCAACGTGGCGGCGTTCGGCGCTTTTGTAGACATTGGAGTTCATCAGGACGGTCTTGTCCACGTGAGCCGCATGTCCGATACCTTCGTGGAGAATCCTCAGGCCTTTCTCCGACCGGGCCAGCAGGTGAAGGTGGCCGTTTTGGAGGTGGACGAGGCCCGAAAACGCATCTCCCTCTCCATGAAAAAGCGGGACCTGACGGGAGAAACGGAGGAAAAAGGCCGTCTTTCGGAGGGCGCTCGCGTTTCGGGGAGGGCGCGCTCCGCCGGAGGCGAAAAAGCCGGAAGAAAAAAGGAAGAGGCCTCCGATCTTTCCCTGGGGTCCCTGTTTCGTCAGCAGTTTTCTGAAGCCCGGGGAAACTCCCGGCCCGGACGGACCCGTAAATAA
- a CDS encoding IS3 family transposase, giving the protein MTDSKKARGEGYVNLVRGRVIERPFQWSESFFANLKKEAVHWTQFKTKEEARQTMFAYIEGFYNTKRVQKRPGYLSPTQWLEKWLGNHSVEAA; this is encoded by the coding sequence TTGACGGACAGCAAGAAGGCCCGTGGAGAAGGGTATGTCAATCTGGTTCGAGGGAGAGTGATTGAAAGGCCGTTCCAATGGAGTGAAAGTTTTTTCGCAAATTTGAAGAAGGAGGCGGTTCATTGGACGCAATTCAAGACGAAAGAAGAAGCACGACAAACAATGTTTGCATATATTGAAGGTTTTTATAACACCAAACGCGTACAGAAAAGACCGGGTTATCTCAGTCCGACGCAGTGGCTTGAAAAATGGCTCGGCAATCACTCAGTCGAAGCTGCTTAA
- the nagA gene encoding N-acetylglucosamine-6-phosphate deacetylase: MGLKLLTGGKILLADEIVEGRALLFSDRILALLPEDRTEGIEAERRDVSGAYISPGFIDVHVNGAGGADALDAGDESLDVFCRCLAEHGVTAFLPTVVTAPKADREAVAESVRRAMKRETPGAAVLGLHLEGPWIDENRRGAHPLAHIEAVPDAEWVERRADVVRMVTFSPRRDEGGDFLRTLLRLGIVPSLGHTDADFDEAMTVLRAGAKSIAHLFNAQSGLHHRAPGMVGAALCSRAMCELIADGAHVRAELFEPLCRAIGTDRLLLVTDSMRAAGLSDGEYDFAGRRVRVEDGVPRLPDGTLAGSALTMNRAVRNMWRATGRPLPEIVGLASANPAKLLGLEGRKGSLAPGNDADLLCFDENLEVLITFVGGRCVHTSQAEPA; this comes from the coding sequence ATGGGGCTCAAACTGCTGACGGGAGGAAAAATCCTTCTGGCCGACGAAATTGTCGAGGGGAGGGCGCTTCTTTTCTCCGACAGAATTCTGGCGCTTCTGCCGGAGGACCGCACGGAGGGAATCGAGGCGGAGCGGAGGGATGTTTCAGGAGCGTACATCTCGCCGGGGTTCATTGATGTTCACGTCAATGGCGCGGGGGGCGCGGACGCCCTGGACGCTGGGGATGAATCCCTTGACGTTTTTTGCCGTTGCCTCGCGGAGCACGGAGTCACTGCGTTTCTGCCCACGGTTGTCACGGCCCCGAAGGCGGATCGGGAGGCGGTTGCGGAGAGCGTGAGACGGGCCATGAAGCGCGAAACTCCCGGCGCGGCGGTGCTGGGACTGCATTTGGAAGGCCCCTGGATCGACGAGAACCGGAGAGGGGCCCATCCATTGGCTCACATCGAGGCGGTCCCCGACGCGGAATGGGTGGAGAGGCGGGCGGACGTGGTTCGCATGGTGACCTTTTCTCCCCGTCGGGATGAAGGGGGCGATTTTCTGCGGACCCTTCTGCGGCTGGGCATCGTTCCCTCTCTGGGGCACACGGACGCGGATTTCGACGAGGCGATGACGGTCCTGAGGGCGGGAGCGAAGTCCATCGCCCACCTGTTCAACGCCCAGAGCGGTCTGCACCACCGGGCGCCGGGGATGGTGGGGGCGGCGCTGTGCTCCCGGGCCATGTGTGAGCTGATCGCGGATGGGGCTCACGTGCGGGCGGAACTGTTCGAGCCCCTCTGCCGCGCCATCGGGACGGATCGTCTCTTGCTCGTCACGGACTCCATGCGTGCGGCGGGGCTTTCGGACGGAGAGTACGATTTCGCCGGCCGACGGGTGAGAGTGGAAGACGGCGTTCCCCGGCTGCCGGACGGCACACTGGCCGGCAGCGCCCTGACCATGAATCGGGCGGTCCGGAACATGTGGCGCGCCACAGGACGCCCTCTGCCGGAGATTGTGGGGCTCGCCTCCGCCAACCCCGCGAAGCTGCTGGGTCTCGAGGGTCGAAAGGGCTCTTTGGCCCCCGGAAACGATGCCGATCTCCTCTGTTTCGATGAAAATCTGGAGGTCCTGATAACCTTTGTCGGAGGCCGATGCGTCCATACATCACAGGCAGAACCGGCATGA
- a CDS encoding ABC transporter substrate-binding protein, with amino-acid sequence MFRKATLFAFVLAFCLVPAALAAEGPFVIGFSEFNMGNSWRTQSMEEAKYAASQNKDVKELVVTQAEADVSKQIADIEDLIAKKVDAIIINAGSPKALNPVIAKAVAAGITVVDFDSVTESDKSYHLTIDQHEFGRVLADWLAKTLNGKGDIVVFNGMKGTKDSADRFGGAESVFSKHPGIKIVQTVNADWDYAKAKRAMETIFASNLKIDGIWSQGGAMSQAVIDAYTERGQEPPFITGEDNNGFFKAWKKTKDKYPKFDSIATSCPTWISAAAMELALDVLKGKKVEKETILPVPVTTSENIDKYVKMDLPDSYWCNSRLPEDVVKKLFVR; translated from the coding sequence ATGTTCAGAAAAGCGACGTTGTTTGCGTTTGTGCTGGCATTTTGTCTCGTTCCCGCGGCCCTTGCGGCGGAAGGACCCTTTGTGATCGGATTCAGCGAGTTCAACATGGGGAACTCCTGGCGCACTCAGAGTATGGAGGAAGCGAAGTACGCGGCAAGCCAGAACAAAGACGTAAAGGAACTGGTCGTCACCCAGGCGGAGGCGGACGTCTCCAAGCAAATCGCGGACATTGAGGACCTCATCGCCAAAAAGGTGGACGCCATCATCATCAACGCCGGCTCTCCGAAGGCACTGAACCCCGTCATCGCCAAAGCGGTGGCGGCAGGCATCACGGTGGTGGACTTCGACAGCGTCACGGAATCCGACAAGTCCTACCATCTGACCATCGATCAGCATGAATTTGGCCGCGTCCTTGCCGACTGGCTGGCCAAAACCCTGAACGGCAAGGGAGACATCGTCGTTTTCAACGGAATGAAGGGGACGAAGGACAGCGCCGACCGCTTCGGCGGGGCGGAGAGCGTCTTCTCCAAACATCCCGGCATCAAAATCGTGCAGACGGTGAACGCCGACTGGGACTACGCGAAGGCGAAGCGAGCCATGGAAACCATTTTTGCCTCCAACCTGAAGATCGACGGAATCTGGTCTCAGGGCGGCGCCATGTCTCAGGCCGTTATCGACGCCTACACCGAGCGGGGACAGGAACCTCCGTTCATCACCGGCGAGGACAACAACGGCTTCTTCAAGGCCTGGAAGAAAACAAAGGATAAATATCCCAAATTCGACTCGATAGCCACGAGCTGCCCGACCTGGATCAGCGCGGCGGCCATGGAGCTGGCTCTGGACGTTCTCAAGGGGAAAAAGGTGGAAAAGGAAACGATCCTTCCCGTCCCCGTCACCACCAGCGAAAATATCGACAAATACGTGAAGATGGACCTTCCCGACAGCTACTGGTGCAACTCCAGGCTTCCGGAGGATGTCGTTAAAAAACTGTTCGTGCGCTGA
- the pepF gene encoding oligoendopeptidase F — MFDFKFYNFKFHDFKSRMFAAEGGDGGTGKIPERSEIEDRFKWDLEAIYPSLSHWEKSFAELAPQLEKLAGYKGKVSASADTLLEFMRQDEAISKELGKLYVYANMKSHEDLRVTRHQELADRVENLSMRHAAATSFFHPEILSMPEGRIEEFMKAREELRLYAFYFSELLREREHVLSTREEELLARSQEIGGVAQNAFTMLTDADMKFPVIRDEKGQDVELTEERYYKLSRSKDRNVRKAAFNGIHETYGAYRNAIGALYAGSVKGDLFYSTARRYANSLEAALFPDNVPETVYDNVVNTANAQASLLHGCVALRRRALGLEELHYYDLNVPLTDEPLSEISWEDALDMVTEALTPLGTDYVNTLKRGFSERWIDVYENQGKRKGAYSWGSYGTRPYVLLNYNGTLRDVFTIAHEMGHSLHSWYAHEAQPQVYADYTILLAEVASTTNEALLLEYLLRKSPDRKWLLSYYFDSVRTTFFRQAMFAEYEKITHRHAEEGEALTPVYLSGLWGDLNAKYYGPELVIDEPLRMEWARIPHFYTAFYVYKYVTGFTAAGAFASAILNEGDTARERYLTFLKSGSSDFSLEILKKAGVDLSRSDPFERTMATFKEKLAEADKLF, encoded by the coding sequence GTGTTCGACTTCAAATTTTACAACTTTAAATTTCACGACTTTAAATCCCGAATGTTCGCCGCGGAGGGCGGGGACGGGGGGACGGGGAAAATTCCCGAGCGTTCGGAGATCGAGGACCGATTCAAATGGGACCTGGAGGCTATTTATCCCTCCCTGAGTCACTGGGAAAAATCTTTCGCCGAGCTGGCGCCCCAACTGGAAAAGCTCGCCGGGTACAAAGGGAAGGTCAGCGCCTCCGCCGACACGCTGCTGGAGTTTATGCGTCAGGATGAGGCGATTTCGAAAGAACTGGGAAAGCTCTACGTTTACGCCAACATGAAGAGTCATGAGGACCTGCGTGTCACCCGACATCAGGAGCTGGCGGACCGGGTGGAAAACCTTTCCATGCGCCACGCGGCGGCCACGTCGTTTTTTCACCCCGAAATCCTCTCCATGCCGGAGGGACGCATTGAAGAATTTATGAAGGCCCGGGAAGAGCTCAGGCTCTACGCCTTCTATTTTTCAGAGCTGCTGAGGGAGCGAGAGCACGTTCTGAGCACCAGAGAGGAAGAACTGCTGGCCCGAAGCCAGGAGATCGGCGGAGTGGCCCAAAACGCTTTTACCATGCTCACCGACGCCGACATGAAATTCCCCGTGATCCGTGACGAAAAGGGGCAGGACGTGGAACTGACGGAAGAGCGTTATTACAAACTCAGCCGCAGCAAAGATCGAAACGTGCGAAAAGCCGCTTTCAACGGCATTCACGAGACATACGGCGCGTACCGCAACGCCATCGGGGCGCTCTATGCGGGGTCGGTGAAGGGAGACCTTTTCTACTCCACCGCCCGACGATACGCCAACAGCCTTGAGGCCGCCCTCTTTCCAGACAACGTGCCCGAAACCGTTTATGACAACGTGGTGAACACCGCCAACGCTCAGGCCTCCCTGCTCCACGGCTGCGTCGCTCTGCGCCGCCGGGCTTTGGGACTGGAAGAACTGCACTATTACGACCTGAACGTTCCCCTGACCGACGAACCTCTGAGCGAAATCTCCTGGGAGGACGCTCTGGACATGGTGACAGAGGCCCTGACCCCCCTGGGAACGGACTACGTGAATACCCTGAAACGCGGTTTTTCAGAGCGATGGATCGACGTTTACGAAAATCAGGGAAAGCGAAAGGGCGCGTATTCCTGGGGCAGTTACGGCACCCGACCCTATGTCCTGCTGAACTACAACGGCACCCTGCGGGACGTCTTCACCATCGCCCACGAAATGGGGCATTCCCTTCACTCCTGGTACGCCCACGAGGCCCAGCCCCAGGTCTACGCGGATTACACGATTCTCCTGGCGGAGGTGGCCTCCACCACCAACGAGGCGCTGCTGCTGGAATATCTCCTGCGGAAAAGCCCGGACCGGAAATGGCTTCTGTCCTACTATTTCGACTCGGTACGAACCACTTTCTTCCGGCAGGCCATGTTCGCGGAATACGAGAAGATCACTCACCGTCACGCCGAAGAAGGCGAAGCTCTGACCCCCGTGTACCTGAGCGGGCTCTGGGGAGACCTCAACGCGAAATACTACGGCCCTGAACTCGTGATCGACGAGCCCCTCCGCATGGAGTGGGCGCGTATCCCCCATTTTTATACGGCTTTTTATGTTTACAAGTACGTGACCGGGTTCACGGCGGCCGGAGCCTTCGCCAGCGCCATCCTCAACGAAGGAGACACCGCCCGGGAACGTTACCTGACCTTTCTGAAAAGCGGTTCCAGCGATTTCTCCCTGGAAATCCTGAAAAAGGCCGGCGTGGACCTGAGCCGCTCCGATCCCTTCGAACGCACGATGGCCACCTTCAAAGAAAAACTGGCCGAGGCGGATAAACTGTTCTAA